From Pseudomonas sp. AN-1:
TGGCGACCGTAGATCGGCATGAAGCGCACGCCCTGGCGGGTCATCCAGCCCAGGGTGTCGAGACTCTGGCTGACCACGGTGTCGAGCACTTCCGGATCGGCGCGGTACTGGCTCTGCGCGGCCAGCTCGCCGTAGAAGTCGTCCTGGGTGTAGCTGCCGAAGTCGCTGCTCTCGATCTCGCTGTCGAGCAGGTCGGGCATCAGCTGGCGCAGGTCGTCGACGCCGCGGTAGGCGACGCGGAACGCGCCGCCGGTATGCGCCGAGTTGCCGCCGCGCAGCTCCTCGGGGGCGCGCTCCAGCAGCGCCACCCGCGCGCCCTGCTCGCGGGCCGACAGCGCGGCGCACAGCCCCGCATTGCCCCCGCCGATCACTATGACGTCGAAATCCTGCATGGTCCCCTTCCTCGAATCCGCTGACCTGTTGGGCCGGATTATTTGCAGGGGACGGCGGGGATGACAGGCAGCCGGGGCGAAGGGGTTGTTCAGTTAAGTTGCAAGATGGTGAGTGCCGCCTTCCTTGCCGGACTCCCGTCATGGGTTCCGGGAGACTGGCGCAGATAACCGGCGGCATGGCCCGCCACGATCCGGTTAAACCGAACGGATCATTCGGTTTTCCTGAATGCAGCGACCATCGGGTGCGGGCTAAGCTGAGCCTCGACAGGAACCGTGTGGCAAGCCCCTGCAGGACTCCGGCACCCAGCCAATGGCGCCTTCCTGCAAGCGCACGGACCGCACAGCCTCCGCCAACAACAAGAGCAGACAGAGGAGTCGTGTCATGAGCATTGATGGCTATGTCTGGCTGGCCGGCGCACTGGTCGTCAGCCTGGTGATGGTTTTCGGCGGCAACTACGAAGGCAGCACGAGCAGCCAGCCGGCCGATGGGTGCCCGGCAGCGCTGCCTCTCCATGGCTGCGTCATGCCCTACCTCCACGGCTGGCCGGTCATGCTGCTCTGACGGACGAGACGCGCCGGCCAGGGCAGCGGCGGGCCTGACTGCCCGTCTCGCCGGCTCTAGCCCTGTGGCAGCCCGGCACAACGGGATCAGGTCACGTTTCCAGCACCGCGATGGCGGCTTCCGCGTGCACAGCGAGGGCGCGGACGGCAAACTGGCCGGGTTGCGCATCGGCCACGCCTTCGGCGTCGAGCCCCTGCGGCAATACCCGATGGAGGGGCGCCGGCAGGCGCTGTCCATTGCCCGGGACAGGCGGCCGGCTCGCTCTTGCCTGCCAGATCGGCAATACTGCCGCCTCCAGGCGCAAGCCCTGCGCTCCGCCAGTGTCACACCCAGAATCGACAAGGAACACCAAGCCATGAGCCGACTTGCAGAGACGGTCAGCCGGGAACTGCTACAGGCCATTCGCAATGACCATCTGGTCCTCCCCACCCTGCCCGAGGCGGCGCTGCGGATTCGCCAGACCGTGCAGCAGCCCGACATCGGCATCGCCGAACTGGCCCGGGAAGTCGGCAGCGACACCGCGCTGACCGCCCGCCTGATCCGGGTGGCCAACAGCCCGCTGCTGCGGGCGCGCACGGAAATCACCGATCTGCAGATGGCAATCAGCCGCCTCGGCATCAACTACACCAGCACCCTGGCCATCGGCCTGGCGCTGGAGCAGATGTTCCGCGCCAAGTCGCCCATCATCGAGCGCAAGATGCACGAGATCTGGAGCAAGAGCCTCGAGGTGTCGAGCATCAGCTATGTGCTGAGCCGCAACTACACGACCCTGGTTCCGGAGCAGGCGGCCCTCGCCGGGCTGGTCCACCAGATCGGCGCGCTGCCGATCCTGACCTATGCCGAGAACCACCCGGAGCTGCTGCAGGACCCGCAGAGCCTGACCTTCATCATCGACGAGGTCCACCCGGTGATCGGCGACCGCATCCTGCACCAGTGGAACTTCCCCGAGTCGATCGCCTCGATCCCCTCCCAGCATCTCAACTTCAGCCGCGACACGAACGATGTCGACTATGCCGATGTCGTCCAGGTCGCCGTGCTGCAGAGCTATCTCGACACCGACCACCTGCTGGCCGGTGTCGACTGGGGCCAGGTAGCCGCCTTCGCCAAGCTCGGCCTCGATTGCGAGGTCGACAGCGCGGAGGACAGCGAACTCGCCGCCTCCCTCGTCGCGGCCATGTCGGCCTGAGACCTGCTCAGCCCTGGGTGACGGCGAACTGCCCCACCAGCTGCTGCAGCTTGCTGGTGGTGTGCCGCACCCGGGAGGTGCTGCCCTGCAGCGTGCGCAGGGTCTGCTGCATGTTCTGGGATACCTGGTCGACGCCGCGGATCGTGTCCCCGTAGTGCTGGCTGCGCTGGTCGAGCTGCTTGATCAGCTCGAACATGCGCTGCACCGCCTGCTGCAGGCGCAGGTTCTCGCTGGAACCCTGCTCGGCCTGACGCAGGCTGGCATCGACGTTCGACACGCCATGGGTCATGAAGGCCACCGCGTCGCGGGTCTCCTCCTGCAGTCCCTCGATCACGTGGCGGATCTCGTCGGCGGCGCTGGCGGTGCGCGAGGCCAGGGTGCGGATCTCCCCGGCCACCACGGCGAAGCCGCGACCGTGGCTGCCGGCCCGCGCCGCCTCGATGGCGGCGTTGAGCGCCAGCAGGTTGGTCTGGATGGTGATCTCGCTGATCAGCTCGACGATGTTGCCGATCTGCCCCATGCGGCTGTCCAGCGACTGCACGCTGCGCGCCGAGCGGTCCACCACGTTGCGGATCGCCTGGGTGCTCTCGCGGGCGCTGCCGATCACCGCCTCCATGGCGCTCTTCATCTCCTCGGCGGTCAGTGAGGCCTGCTGGATCTCGGTCAGCTGCGCCTCCACCAGCGCCAGCATGCTGCCCATGGACTCGGCCACCGCCGACGAGGTGCTGCAGGCTGCGTTGTTGTGCGCCAGCATCTGCGCGTTGGTCTGCCCGACGCTGTGCGAGGCGCGGATCACCTCGCCGACGATGCCGTCGAGGTTGTCGATGAAGCTGTTGATCCAGCGCGCCATGTCGCCGCTTTCGTCGTTGGCCATGCGCCCGCGATCCAGGCGCTGGCTCAGATTGCCGCCGCCCTCGGCGATGGTGCGGATCACCGCGGTCATCTCGCCCATGCGGCTGGCCAGCCGCCGCGGCCCCAGGGCGGCGAACAGCAGCCCGCACAGCCCCAGCAGGCCGAGGTCGAGCAGGTCGAGCACGCTCTGCGGCAGGCCGCTGTAGTGCTGCAGGCCGGTGCTGGCGGCGTACCAGCCGCCCATCACCAAGAGGAAGGTCCGCATCAGCCCGAAGGTCAGCGAGCGGCGCCGGTAGACCTCCTCGAGGTCGGCCTCGCACATCATCCCCCAGCGATCCGGCGAGCCGGGCAACTGGAAGGTCACGCCCTTGCCGACCACCGGCACGTGCCGGTAGTCGGAATAGCCGGGATAGGTGACGAACAGGTTGGCGCCCTTGCGGATGGTCTCGCGCACGCCCGGGTGCAGCTCGCCGGTGGCCGGGTCGACGAAGCGCAGCTCCAGCTCGGTGTGGCGGCGGACCCGTACTGTGCCCCAGCGGGTGTGCACGCCGGTCTTGAGGTTTTCGCCGTGGCTGAAGGTGTTGTCCTCGAAGCGCGAGCGCGACAGCGCGGTGCCCGCCCGGATGCGCGGATCGAAGCGCGATTCGACCATGAACAGGTAGTTGTCGCCGGATTCGGCGTACACGTGCCCGGCCTCGCGCTGGATCAGGTCGCCCAGCACGTCGTTGGGCACCCGCGCGCACAGGCAGCCGAGCAACTGGTCGTCGCGGCGGATCGGCTGATAGAACATCAGCGTCACCTCGTCGTGGAAGCGCGAGCTGGACGGGCCGATGTCGAAGGTCAGCGGGTCGACATAGGGGCCGTGCAGGAACGGCTGGCGCAGGCCGGCCGCCAGGGCCGCGGGGTCGAGATCGCGGGCGTTGCAGTGCCCGGGCCAGCTCGATGCCAGCACCACGCCCTGCGGCGACACCACGAACAGCTCGGAGCAGTCGGCGGACTGGGCGAGCCGCTCCTGCAGCAGGCGGTTGTCCAGCCAGGTGAAGTCGCGCGCCAGGCCATCGGCCAGCTCCGCCAGCCAGGCCCACTGGGTCAGCGCCCAGTTGTGCAGCAGGTGGCTGCGGGTCTGCGCGATGCCCTCGAAGACCTTCTCCACCTCGGCGCAGGTATCGCGGTTCAGCCAGCACGACCAGCCCATGGCCAGCTTGCCGGTCCTGCCCAGCCAGGGCAGCCAGCGGCGTTCGGCCGACGACAGGTCCATGCGCTTGCTTTGCTGTGACGACATCGGGGTTCTTCCGTGCAACAAAAGTGATGACTGCGTCACAGCAAGAAGCATGCCATCAAAATGGCGTCATATTGCAGGCACGGGGAAACCGCCGCGCACCTCTGGCGGGCTCGCGCACCACAACGGAGCAGCTCAGTGCACCATCATGAACCCGGCGCTTCCATGATCAGCTCGACGCGCCGGTTGCTCGCCCGCCCCTCGGCGCTGGCGTTGTCGCCCAGCGGCCGGGTATCGGCGTAGCCGACCGCGCGCAGGCGCCCGCTGGCCACGCCGTTGGCTTCCAGATAGCGCACCACGCCCCCCGCCCGCGCGCCGGACAGCTCCCAGTTGGACGGATAGCGGCCGCTGCGCACCGGCACCGAGTCGGTGTGGCCCTCCACCGCGATGCGGTGACTGGTGCTGTTGAGCACCGGCACCAGGCGCTTGAGCACCGAGAGGCCGGCCAGACTGAGATCGGCCTGGCCGGAGCTGAACAGGATCTCGCTGCTGATGCGGAAGCTCACCGTGCTCTCGTTGACAACCACGTCGATGTCGTCGCCCAGTTGGTCCAGCGGCAGGCCCTTGAGCGGATCGACGGGCGCCTTGGACGGCAGGGGCGTCGGCACCTGCAGGGCGGACTGCGGCAGCAGGCCGTCAGTGGCCGGCAGCACGCCCTCATGGGCCGGCCGCAGGTTGCTGGCCGCCTGGCGCAGCCCTTCCAGCGCGCCCTTGCCGGCGAAGGCCAGCATGACCACCAGCAGCACCAGCATCAGGGTCATCATGTCCAGGTAGGTCATCAGCCAGGACTCTTCCTCGGGCTCGGTCGCCAGCGGCTCGCCCTCCCCCATCTTGCGCTTGGCCCGCCCCGCCACCTGGCGCGCGTGCGCCAGCTCGGCCTCCAGCTCGCGCTGGCGCATCAGCAACGCCTGCCTGGCGGGAATCGCCGTGGTCGTGCCGGCGTCGCTCGCGGCGCCCTCGGCTGCCTGTTCGCTCATCGCTCGGCGCTCCTCAGGCCCGGCCGCCATTGAGGCCGCGTGCCCCGGCGCCGCCATCGTTGATCTCGTCCTGGTACTGGGCCATGAACGACTTCAGCGTCTCGCGCATCAGCCCCGGACTGCGCTTGTTGCACATCATGGAGATGCCCTGCACCACCATGTTCATCACCACCACGCGCTGCTCGGTGCGCCGCTCCAGCTTCACCGCCACCGGCTTGAACACCAGGTTGGCCAGCAGCACGCCGTAGAAGGTGGTGATCAGCGCGATCGCCATCTGCCGGCCGATGGCGGTCATGTCGCCATCGCCGAGCAGGAACATCAGGTTCACCAGGCCGACCAGGGTGCCGACCATGCCGAACGCCGGCGCGAAGCTGGCCATCACCCGGAACAGCTGCGCCTCGGCATGCTCGCGGGCGCGCAGACGGGAAATGCGCCACTGCAGCAGCTCGATGATGTCCTCCTCGGGGGTGTTGTCGACCACCAGCTGCACCCCGGTGCGCAGGAACGGGTTGCGCACGTGCTGCAGCGCCTCCTCCACCTGGCGCAGGTTGCCGGACATCCACAGCCGCGAGATGTTCACCAGCTCCTCCATGTCGTCGCGGGTGTACAGCTTTTCGTTGCGCATCACCGTGGCGAACAGCCCGAACACCCGCAGCACCTCGCCCAGCGGATAGCTGATGAAGGTCGCCGCCAGCGTGCCCACCAGCACGATGCCCAGGCTCGGCAGGTCGAGGAACAGGGACGGATCCTCGGCGGAAAAGACCAGCACCACCGCCAGCAGCACGACGCTGGAGAGGATGCCGATAAGCGTGGAGGGATTCATGCGGACTCCGTATGCATACCGGGGACGGGACGGCACGCCTCCCGGGCGGGCCTCTGCGCAACTATCGGCAGCCGCGGGCATTTCTGAAGCCCTCGGCGTGCAGCACCGCACAAAACCGCACCCGTCGAGCAGCGCCACCGACAAAACGTCATAAAGTTTTCGCTGCCCGGGCCGTTATTCCGTTGAGGAACCACGCCGCCCCACAGGGACCACGATGATCACCAGCAATCACGGCACTCTCGCAGGCCCCGACCTGGCAGCCGCGCCCGTCGCCCAAAGCTGTCCGCCAGAGGGTCCGGTGCAGTCAACCGCACCGCTCCACACCGACGCCAACATCCTGGTGGTCGATGACAGCCCGGTGAACGTCAAGCTGCTGCTGGCGCTGCTGGAGCACTACGGCTACCGCAACTGCCAGGGCATCAACGACCCGCGCTGGGTCGAGCCCATGCTCGAGGAGCAACTGCCCGACCTGATACTGCTGGACATCAACATGCCGCACCTGAGCGGGCATGACATCCTCGCCTGGCTCAAGACCCGCTGGGGCGAGCAGGCGCCGCCGGTCATCGTGCTGACCGCGCAGACCAGCCGGGACACCCGCATGCAGGCCCTCGACCTCGGCGCGCGCGACTTCCTCACCAAGCCGTTCGACCAGCAAGAGGTGATGCAGCGCATCCGCAATGCCCTGCAGGTGCACTTCCTGCTCAAGGAGCGCAACGACCGCGCCATCCTCCTGCAGAACCTGGTGGAGGAACGCACCGCCGCCATCGCCCGTCTGTCCCTCGAGGACCCGGTCACCGCCCTGCCCAACCGCCGCGCCCTGCTCGCCCAGCTGGAAGGCCGCCTGCGGGAGAAGGCGCCGGCGGCGCTGTACTTCATCGCCCTGGAAGGCGTGGACGACATCGCCCGCCTGCATGGCTATGCGACCAGCGAGGCCCTCAGCCTGCACCTGCGCGACCGCCTGCTCGAGCACTTCGCCCCCCAGGCCACCGTGGGCGTCTGGAACACCAACAAGTGGCTGATGATCACCCAACAGCCGCTGGCCAGGGGCGAACTGAGCAACCAGGCGCGGGCGATCCTGCACTGCATCGCCCAGCCCTTCAGCATCGACCAGGTCCAGGTCCGCCTCGACGCCCGCATCGGCATCAGCCACACCGCGATGCCCCACCAGTCCGCCGACCACCTGCTGCGCCTGGCCGCCCTCGCCCTGCCGGACACCGCCGCGGAGTGGCGGCTGTACCAGTCGAGCATCGAGGACACCCTGCAGAAGCGCATCCGCCTGCACGAGGCGCTGCGCGTCGCCCTGGACAACCAGGAGTTCTTCCTCGTCTACCAGCCGAAGATCGAACTGCCCAGCGGCCGGGTCGTCGGCGCCGAAGCCCTGCTGCGCTGGGTGCACCCGACCCTGGGCTTCGTCTCCCCGGCCGACTTCATCCCCATGGCCGAGGACAGCGGCGAGATCCTGCGCATCGGCGAATGGGTGATCGAGCACGCCATCCGCCAGCTCGAGGAATGGCTGACCGCCAGACAGGTCTCCCCCGACTTCCGCCTGGCGGTCAACGTCTCGGTGCAGCAGCTGACCCGCCCGGACTTCGCCCGCAACCTGCTCAACCGCCTGCTGCGCAGCCGCCTGCCGGCCGGCGCGCTGGAGGTCGAGGTCACCGAATCGGGACTGATGGAGAACGTCGAGCTGGCCCGCGAACAGCTGCGCCTGCTCGCCCGCCACAGCGTCCCGGTGGCCATCGACGACTTCGGCACCGGCCACTCCTCGCTGGCCTACCTGAAGACCCTGCCGGTCTCGGTGCTGAAGATCGACCGCGCCTTCGTCAGCAACATGGACACCGAACCCCAGGACCGCCGCCTGGCCGAGACCGTGATCGACATGGCGCGCAACTTCGGCTGCATCACCGTCGCCGAAGGCGTGGAGAAGCCCGAACAGGCGGAAATGCTCAGGGGCATGGGCTGCGAACTGGCCCAGGGCTACTGGTACTCGCCGCCGCTCAAGGTGGAGCAGTTCATCGAGTTCTGCGCGGCACGCAAGTTGGAAATGGCCTGAACGCAGGCCGGGTCGGCTCCGCGCAAGCTGGCACGCAAGCCGCCAGCCCGCTCAGTCGAGCGCCGGCCTGCGGACTGACCCGACCTGTCGACCGGCGCATGGCCGGCCTGCCGGCAATTCGCAGGATTGAGGCAGATCAAAAAATGCCGATCCACTCACAAAAAATCGTCGCCAGCCCTAAAGCTTCCCCGCTCCCCGTCGATATCTGAGGTAACGGCCAACGGCGCCGTTGTCGCCAGGCGCAGCACGCGCGCAGCACAGCTCGCCACTGGCACCAACTTGAACAGCAAGGAGTCACTCCATGTCCGTGATCAACACCAACATCACTTCTGTCATCGCGCAGAAGAACCTGACCAGCTCCAAGAGCTCCCTGACCACCGCCATGGAGCGTCTGTCCTCCGGCCTGCGCATCAACAGCGCCAAGGACGACGCCGCCGGCCAGGCGATCACCAACCGCATGACCGCCCAGGTTCGCGGCCTGGCCCAGGCCCAGCGCAACGCCAACGACGGCATCTCCGTCGCCCAGACCGCCGAAGGCGCACTGAACCAGATCAACGACAACCTGCAGCGCGTGCGCGAACTGGCCGTGCAGGCTCAGAACGGCACTAACTCCGACGAAGACCTGGGCTCGATCCAGAACGAGATCGGCCAGCGCCTGAACGAGATCAACCGCATCTCTGAAGAAACCAGCTTCAACGGCGTCAAAGTGCTGGCGCAAGACCAAGAGGTCAGCATTCAGGTCGGTGCCAATGACGGTCAGACCATCAAAATCAACCTGGGCAAAATCAATGCCGAAAGCCTGGGCCTAAGCAATTTCAACGTAGATGGCAAGGCCGAGATTGCCAACGCCGCAGCCACTAAGGATGACCTGGTACTGGCAGGCTTCAGCACACTTGACCCTGCTGGCGGCGCTCAGACTTACACCAAGACCACCTCCGTCACCACCCCTGTCGTGACAACCAACAACGCGGCAGCCACTTCCGCTGACGTGATTGCCAGCCTTACCACTGGCGATACCGTCACCACCGCCAGCACCGTCAACGTTGGTTTCGGCTCGACGAACAAGACCGCCGCATTTACCAGCGACGGCAGCGGCTCCTTCGGTTTCGCCCTGGCAGATGTTGGCAATACCGATGTCATTAACAACTTGAAACCCGCAGCCGGTGACATCAAGGCAGCCACCGTCACCATCGGCGGCACCAGTCAGGACATCCTCATCGATAGCGATGGCAACATCACCGCCGCCGACGACGGCGCCACGCTCTACCTCGACACCAGTGGCAACCTGACCAAGAACACTGCAGGCGCCCCGCCCGCCGCCACACTGACCAACCTCACCAGCAGCATGAGTAACAACGCCACCGGTACCGGCGGCACCATCCAGTCGGGCGACACCGTCCTGACCGCAGACACCGCAACCGGTAACGTATTCGATGTTGCCGGCAAGATTGGCGCAGCTCAACTAACCACCCTCGCAAATGTTGCCGGCTATACGACCAGCACAGGCTATACCGTAGCAGCCGGCACCGCAGCGACAGGCGGCGCCGTTACTGACGGCGGCGGCGCAGTGTACGTAGAGGGCGGCTCACTCAGCAACAACGCAACCACTACCACCGGCGGCGTGACCACTAACACGACTGAAACCTATGTGCTGCAGGCCAACGGCAAGGTAACTGCAACCGATGGCGCTTTGGTCTACAAAAATACCGACGATGAGTTCACTCTTGATGCCACTACCGCCGGCACCAAGACCGAAGACCCGCTGGAAACCTTGGACGAGGCCTTGAAAATGGTCGACGCCCTGCGCTCTGACCTGGGTGCCGTGCAGAACCGCTTCGAGTCGGCCATTACCAACCTGAGCACCAACGAGACCAACATCACCGCCGCTCGCTCGCGCATCCAGGACGCCGACTACGCTGTGGAAGTGGGCAACATGACCCGCGCGCAGATCCTGCAGCAGGCCGGCACCTCGGTTCTGGCTCAGGCCAACCAGCTGCCGCAGGGCGTGCTGTCCCTGCTGCGCTGATGGTTGGATGGGAAAGCGTGGCGCGCCGCGCTTCCCCGCCAGCTCCAGCCCATGGAAAAGGCGCCTTCTTGGCGCCTTTTTCTTTCTGAACTGCACCGCAAGGAGCCCCAGCCATGGATATTTCCGTCAACGCCACCGTCAACAGCGCCCTGCAGATGCAACAGGTGCAAGGCGAACAGGAAAAGCAGGCGCTGCTTTTCAAGAAGGCCGTGCAGGCCGAAGCCGCCTCGGTGCAGCAGCTGCTGCAATCGACCAGGCCGGCTGTCGAGCTGGCCACCGAGGGCGCTCTAGGCACGCAGATCAACACTTTCGCGTGAACACCCCGGCAGCGGTCGCGACACCGGCCGAGCTGAGCGCCGCCGACCAGCAGCGAGTGATCGACGAACTCGACCGACTGCTCGCCGATATCGCCCACCTGCTGCAGCGCTTCGAGGACTACGGCCTGCAGGCACAGATGAAAGAGGACTACCTGGCCTTGCACGAACTGCAGGCCAAGGCTCTTCTGCAGCGTCAGGCACATGCACTGCCCACCGCACCAGCCCAGCAGAAACTGTCGATTGGGCCGTACCAGTGAGCGATCTCAAGGACCTGCCACATTCCCGAACAATGCCCTAAAGTTCGTCACCTCTCTGACGATAACTTTTTGACACCGCAGGAATTCGCCTGCACGTACCGCTCCCTTCCCCTGTTTCGAGCCCCATCATGGAACTGCGCGCCACCACGGAAATCGCCATCGTCCTTTTCGCCGCCATCGTCGCCGGCAGCCTGCTGACCCTGCTGCTCGCCGGCTGGATCGGTCGCCGATGGGCCGAGCGGGTACGCCGCGAACAGGACCGCGGGCTGGAACTGCAGGCGCGCAAGGCGGCGCTGCTGCTGGACAAGGAACTCGAGGCCACCTCGGCGCTGGTGGCGCTGCTGCGCCAGTTCCTGCCGACCTTCCATTTCCCCGGCATGGCGTGGGAGGCGGCATGCAACGAGATCGCCTACGACTTCGCCAAGATCGACACCGCGCTCGGCGAATACCTGGCCCGCCATGGCGCGGTGCTGCCGCTGGAGGTGATGGCGCTGCTCGGCGAAGCCATCGGCCTGACCCGCGAGCATCGCTTCAAGATCACCAGCGAAGTGCCGCCGGCCGCCAGCAAGGCCGCCGCCACGCTGTACGACAAGCTGTGGAAGGCCGAGGCGGAGATGCTCAGGCTGATGCGCAGCTGACCTCGAGCTCCTTCCACAGCTCCCTGACCTCCAGCACCTGCGGCAGGCAGCGGTCGATGAACAGCTCCACCAGCCGCGGCTCGAAGTGACGGCCCGCCTCGCTGCGGATCAGCGCCACCGCCTCCTCCACGCTCCACGCCTTCTTGTACGGGCGCTCGCTGGTCAGCGCGTCGAACACGTCGGCGATCGCCACGATGCGCGCCTCCAGCGGAATCGCCTCGCCGCGCAGACCATGGGGATAGCCGCTGCCGTCCCACTTCTCGTGATGGCAGAGGGCGATGTTGTGCGCCATCCTGAGCAGCCCACCGGGGTGTTCGCCGATGATCTTCGCGCCGATGCGCGAGTGCTCGCGCATCACGCTCCACTCGTCCGCATCCAGCTTGCCGGGCTTGCGCAGGATGGCGTCGGGGATGCCGATCTTGCCGACATCGTGCATCGGCGCGGCGTGCAGCAGGTCCTCGGCCTCGGCCTCGCCGAGACCGGCGGCCAGCGCCAGCAGGCGCGAATAGTGGCTCATGCGGATCACGTGCAGGCCGGTCTCGTTGTCCTTGTACTCGGCGGCCATGCCCAGGCGCTGGACGATCTGCAGGCGGGTCTCGCGCAGCTCGTCGACGCGTACCAGTGACAGGTGGGTGCGGATCCGCGCCTTGACGATCAGCGGGCTGACCGGCTTGGTGATGTAGTCCACCGCGCCGGCCTCGAAGCCCTCGGCCTCGTCGTCGGTATCGGTCAGGGCGGTGACGAAGATCACCGGGATCGCGCGGGTCGCCGGATCGCGCTTGAGCGCCC
This genomic window contains:
- a CDS encoding HDOD domain-containing protein; translation: MSRLAETVSRELLQAIRNDHLVLPTLPEAALRIRQTVQQPDIGIAELAREVGSDTALTARLIRVANSPLLRARTEITDLQMAISRLGINYTSTLAIGLALEQMFRAKSPIIERKMHEIWSKSLEVSSISYVLSRNYTTLVPEQAALAGLVHQIGALPILTYAENHPELLQDPQSLTFIIDEVHPVIGDRILHQWNFPESIASIPSQHLNFSRDTNDVDYADVVQVAVLQSYLDTDHLLAGVDWGQVAAFAKLGLDCEVDSAEDSELAASLVAAMSA
- a CDS encoding methyl-accepting chemotaxis protein — its product is MSSQQSKRMDLSSAERRWLPWLGRTGKLAMGWSCWLNRDTCAEVEKVFEGIAQTRSHLLHNWALTQWAWLAELADGLARDFTWLDNRLLQERLAQSADCSELFVVSPQGVVLASSWPGHCNARDLDPAALAAGLRQPFLHGPYVDPLTFDIGPSSSRFHDEVTLMFYQPIRRDDQLLGCLCARVPNDVLGDLIQREAGHVYAESGDNYLFMVESRFDPRIRAGTALSRSRFEDNTFSHGENLKTGVHTRWGTVRVRRHTELELRFVDPATGELHPGVRETIRKGANLFVTYPGYSDYRHVPVVGKGVTFQLPGSPDRWGMMCEADLEEVYRRRSLTFGLMRTFLLVMGGWYAASTGLQHYSGLPQSVLDLLDLGLLGLCGLLFAALGPRRLASRMGEMTAVIRTIAEGGGNLSQRLDRGRMANDESGDMARWINSFIDNLDGIVGEVIRASHSVGQTNAQMLAHNNAACSTSSAVAESMGSMLALVEAQLTEIQQASLTAEEMKSAMEAVIGSARESTQAIRNVVDRSARSVQSLDSRMGQIGNIVELISEITIQTNLLALNAAIEAARAGSHGRGFAVVAGEIRTLASRTASAADEIRHVIEGLQEETRDAVAFMTHGVSNVDASLRQAEQGSSENLRLQQAVQRMFELIKQLDQRSQHYGDTIRGVDQVSQNMQQTLRTLQGSTSRVRHTTSKLQQLVGQFAVTQG
- a CDS encoding flagellar motor protein MotB; translation: MSEQAAEGAASDAGTTTAIPARQALLMRQRELEAELAHARQVAGRAKRKMGEGEPLATEPEEESWLMTYLDMMTLMLVLLVVMLAFAGKGALEGLRQAASNLRPAHEGVLPATDGLLPQSALQVPTPLPSKAPVDPLKGLPLDQLGDDIDVVVNESTVSFRISSEILFSSGQADLSLAGLSVLKRLVPVLNSTSHRIAVEGHTDSVPVRSGRYPSNWELSGARAGGVVRYLEANGVASGRLRAVGYADTRPLGDNASAEGRASNRRVELIMEAPGS
- a CDS encoding motility protein A codes for the protein MNPSTLIGILSSVVLLAVVLVFSAEDPSLFLDLPSLGIVLVGTLAATFISYPLGEVLRVFGLFATVMRNEKLYTRDDMEELVNISRLWMSGNLRQVEEALQHVRNPFLRTGVQLVVDNTPEEDIIELLQWRISRLRAREHAEAQLFRVMASFAPAFGMVGTLVGLVNLMFLLGDGDMTAIGRQMAIALITTFYGVLLANLVFKPVAVKLERRTEQRVVVMNMVVQGISMMCNKRSPGLMRETLKSFMAQYQDEINDGGAGARGLNGGRA
- a CDS encoding EAL domain-containing protein — encoded protein: MQSTAPLHTDANILVVDDSPVNVKLLLALLEHYGYRNCQGINDPRWVEPMLEEQLPDLILLDINMPHLSGHDILAWLKTRWGEQAPPVIVLTAQTSRDTRMQALDLGARDFLTKPFDQQEVMQRIRNALQVHFLLKERNDRAILLQNLVEERTAAIARLSLEDPVTALPNRRALLAQLEGRLREKAPAALYFIALEGVDDIARLHGYATSEALSLHLRDRLLEHFAPQATVGVWNTNKWLMITQQPLARGELSNQARAILHCIAQPFSIDQVQVRLDARIGISHTAMPHQSADHLLRLAALALPDTAAEWRLYQSSIEDTLQKRIRLHEALRVALDNQEFFLVYQPKIELPSGRVVGAEALLRWVHPTLGFVSPADFIPMAEDSGEILRIGEWVIEHAIRQLEEWLTARQVSPDFRLAVNVSVQQLTRPDFARNLLNRLLRSRLPAGALEVEVTESGLMENVELAREQLRLLARHSVPVAIDDFGTGHSSLAYLKTLPVSVLKIDRAFVSNMDTEPQDRRLAETVIDMARNFGCITVAEGVEKPEQAEMLRGMGCELAQGYWYSPPLKVEQFIEFCAARKLEMA
- a CDS encoding flagellin; this translates as MSVINTNITSVIAQKNLTSSKSSLTTAMERLSSGLRINSAKDDAAGQAITNRMTAQVRGLAQAQRNANDGISVAQTAEGALNQINDNLQRVRELAVQAQNGTNSDEDLGSIQNEIGQRLNEINRISEETSFNGVKVLAQDQEVSIQVGANDGQTIKINLGKINAESLGLSNFNVDGKAEIANAAATKDDLVLAGFSTLDPAGGAQTYTKTTSVTTPVVTTNNAAATSADVIASLTTGDTVTTASTVNVGFGSTNKTAAFTSDGSGSFGFALADVGNTDVINNLKPAAGDIKAATVTIGGTSQDILIDSDGNITAADDGATLYLDTSGNLTKNTAGAPPAATLTNLTSSMSNNATGTGGTIQSGDTVLTADTATGNVFDVAGKIGAAQLTTLANVAGYTTSTGYTVAAGTAATGGAVTDGGGAVYVEGGSLSNNATTTTGGVTTNTTETYVLQANGKVTATDGALVYKNTDDEFTLDATTAGTKTEDPLETLDEALKMVDALRSDLGAVQNRFESAITNLSTNETNITAARSRIQDADYAVEVGNMTRAQILQQAGTSVLAQANQLPQGVLSLLR
- a CDS encoding two-component system response regulator; protein product: MTTDIAERRQKLLLVDDEPSNLQVLRHILQDSYRLLFARDGDKAIELAGREQPDLILLDVMMPGMTGYQVCRALKRDPATRAIPVIFVTALTDTDDEAEGFEAGAVDYITKPVSPLIVKARIRTHLSLVRVDELRETRLQIVQRLGMAAEYKDNETGLHVIRMSHYSRLLALAAGLGEAEAEDLLHAAPMHDVGKIGIPDAILRKPGKLDADEWSVMREHSRIGAKIIGEHPGGLLRMAHNIALCHHEKWDGSGYPHGLRGEAIPLEARIVAIADVFDALTSERPYKKAWSVEEAVALIRSEAGRHFEPRLVELFIDRCLPQVLEVRELWKELEVSCASA